A section of the Miscanthus floridulus cultivar M001 unplaced genomic scaffold, ASM1932011v1 fs_410_1_2, whole genome shotgun sequence genome encodes:
- the LOC136531668 gene encoding uncharacterized protein, protein MAGALPLPPPPLKPGAAGTNTRLLLHTSIRPQTSTATSVHSAALRALAAASGVLQGHSISILVDSGSSHTFLGSKLSSSLTDIQLLQPVLSVQVANGEILQCDHHLPNAVCFSPMQIHWQQKWIAIPYNDSTAVLIGDAPEIPVGSVLQLSLVQSDSGEQSITSELLPPEFNALLTEFAHLFKPPTELPPQRDCDHSIPLIPGSHPVFVRPYRYAPVLKNEIERQVADMLEQGLIQKIKGKYPVPIIDELLDELSGAKYFTSLDLQAGFHQIRMKPGEEYKTQLKEALCQSPVLALPNFARPFCIETDASDNGIGAVLMQDGHPLAYLSKSLGPKSRGLSTYEKEYMAILLAIQSWRSYLQFQEFVILTDQKSLTQLSDQRLHTSWQQKVFSKLVGLQYRIVYRKGTDNRAADALSRHPAPPAICAAVSTMIPSWIASVTATYDSDPSTQDIIANTAYHPQSDGQTERLNQCLETYLRCFVHACPSKWSKWLATAEFWYNTSEHSAIGRSPFEALYGYPPRLMAVPPRPTLKLKLLVGPLTVLEWISYSRAISTELSIA, encoded by the exons ATGGCGGGCGCATTGCCTCTACCACCACCACCGTTGAAGCCTGGTGCTGCCGGGACAAACACGCGGCTGCTCCTACACACCAGCATACGGCCGCAGACAAGTACCGCGACCTCCGTGCACAGCGCCGCGCTCAGGGCCT TGGCTGCGGCGTCTGGTGTTTTACAGGGGCACTCTATATCCATATTGGTGGACTCCGGAAGTTCCCACACCTTCCTCGGCAGTAAACTCAGCTCTTCATTAACTGATATTCAGCTTCTCCAGCCGGTATTGTCAGTACAGGTGGCTAACGGTGAGATCCTGCAATGTGATCATCATCTTCCTAATGCAGTTTG CTTCAGTCCAATGCAGATACACTGGCAACAAAAGTGGATAGCTATTCCTTATAATGATTCTACTGCTGTGTTGATTGGTGATGCTCCTGAAATTCCAGTGGGTTCAGTGCTTCAACTGTCCTTGGTACAGTCTGATTCTGGTGAGCAGTCCATCACTTCTGAGTTGCTACCACCAGAATTCAATGCTCTGTTGACTGAGTTTGCACATTTGTTCAAGCCACCTACTGAGTTGCCTCCGCAACGTGATTGTGACCACTCCATCCCTCTGATTCCTGGATCACATCCGGTGTTTGTCAGGCCCTACCGCTATGCTCCGGTTCTGAAGAATGAGATTGAGCGTCAGGTCGCCGATATGTTGGAGCAGGGTCTTATTCAGAAAA TCAAGGGGAAATACCCAGTGCCCATTATTGATGAACTCTTGGACGAGCTGTCCGGTGCCAAGTATTTCACTAGCCTGGACCTTCAGGCGGGATTCCATCAGATCAGGATGAAACCTGGAGAAGAGTACAAGACG CAACTGAAAGAAGCCCTCTGTCAGTCGCCTGTGCTCGCGCTTCCAAACTTCGCGCGCCCCTTCTGTATTGAGACCGACGCCTCCGACAATGGTATTGGTGCAGTGCTTATGCAGGACGGCCACCCATTGGCCTATCTGAGCAAATCTCTGGGACCCAAATCTCGTGGACTATCCACGTATGAGAAAGAATACATGGCTATATTGCTCGCGATTCAGTCTTGGCGGTCATACTTGCAGTTCCAGGAGTTTGTAATCTTGACAGATCAGAAAAGCTTGACTCAATTGAGTGACCAGCGCCTGCACACGTCGTGGCAGCAGAAGGTATTCTCCAAGCTTGTTGGCCTACAGTACCGCATCGTGTATCGCAAAGGTACTGATAACCGTGCTGCTGACGCACTATCTCGCCACCCTGCACCACCAGCCATATGTGCAGCTGTCTCCACTATGATTCCATCTTGGATTGCCTCAGTGACTGCTACTTATGATAGTGATCCTTCCACCCAAGATATCATTGCCAA TACTGCTTACCATCCTCAATCGGACGGACAGACCGAACGCCTGAATCAATGCCTCGAGACATACCTGCGATGCTTCGTGCACGCCTGCCCGTCCAAGTGGAGCAAATGGCTAGCAACTGCTGAATTCTGGTACAATACGTCTGAACATTCAGCTATTGGTCGCTCTCCGTTTGAAGCTCTGTACGGCTACCCCCCTCGCTTGATGGCTGTGCCGCCACGCCCCACTCTGAAACTGAAGCTGCTGGTTGGTCCTCTAACCGTGCTTGAATGGATCAGTTACTCCAGAGCCATCTCTACAGAGCTAAGCATCGCATGA